Proteins encoded in a region of the Bubalus bubalis isolate 160015118507 breed Murrah chromosome 9, NDDB_SH_1, whole genome shotgun sequence genome:
- the BRD8 gene encoding bromodomain-containing protein 8 isoform X4, with translation MATGTGKHKLLSTGPTEPWSIREKLCLASSVMRSGDQNWVSVSRAIKPFAEPGRPPDWFSQKHCASQYSELLETTETPKRKRGEKGEVVETVEDVIVRKLTAERVEELKKVIKETQEKYRRLKRDAELIQAGHMDSRLDELCNDIAMKKKLEEEEAEVKRKATDAAYQARQAVKTPPRRLPTVMVRSPIDSASPGGDYPLADLNATTMEEAASGVTPGTLPSTPVTSFPGIPDTLPPGSAPLEAPMTPVTDDSPQKKMLGQKATPPPSPLLSELLKKGSLLPTSPRLVNESEMAVASGHLNSTGVLLEVGGVLPMIHGGEMQQTPSTVAASPAASGTPTLSRLLEAGPTQFTTPLASFTTVASEPPVKLVAPPVESVSQATIVMMPALPAPSSAPAVSTPESVAPVSQPDTCVPMEAVGDPHTVTVSMDSSEISMIINSIKEECFRSGVAEAPGGSKAPSIDGKEDLDLAEKMDIAVSYTGEELDFETVGDIIAIIEDKVDDHPEVLDVAAVEAALSFCEENDDPQSLPGPWEHSIQQERDKPVPLPAPEMTVKQERLDFEDTESKGIHELVDIREPGVEIKMEPAEPEQGISGAEMVSGVVPATNMEPPELRSQDLDEEPRSIATGEITEADVSSRKGDETPLTAVKTEASPESMLSPSHVVSNPIEDPLEAETQHKFEMSDSLKEESGTIFGSQIKDAPGEDEEEDGVSEAASLEEPKEEDQGEGYLSEMDNEPPVSESDDGFSIHNATLQSHTLADSIPSSPASSQFSVCSEDQEAIQAQKIWKKAIMLVWRAAANHRYANVFLQPVTDDIAPGYHSIVQRPMDLSTIKKNIENGLIRSTAEFQRDIMLMFQNAVMYNSSDHDVYHMAVEMQRDVLEQIQVVRQQRQFTTSTMHLPQELLTNIQCSGGSRSVAKEMRALKMRSLVAGQ, from the exons ATGGCGACGGGAACGGGCA AACATAAGCTGCTGAGTACTGGCCCTACAGAGCCATGGTCCATCCGAGAGAAGCTGTGTTTAGCGTCTTCGGTCATGAGGAGTGGCGATCAAAATTG GGTATCAGTTAGCAGAGCAATCAAGCCCTTTGCAGAACCTGGCCGCCCTCCAGACTGGTTCTCTCAAAAA CACTGTGCTTCCCAGTACTCAGAGCTTCTAGAGACCACTGAGACCCCAAA ACGGAAACGGGGTGAAAAGGGAGAAGTGGTAGAAACCGTTGAAGATGTCATTGTTCGGAAACTGACTGCTGAGCGAGTTGAGGAACTAAAGAAAGTGATAAAAGAAACCCAGGAAAAATATAG ACGACTGAAAAGAGATGCAGAACTAATTCAAGCTGGGCACATGGACAGCAGACTGGATGAACTTTGCAATGACATTGCGAT gAAAAAGAAACTGGAAGAAGAGGAGGCTGAAGTAAAGAGGAAGGCTACAGATGCGGCATATCAGG CCCGTCAAGCAGTAAAAACACCCCCTCGGAGGTTACCTACTGTGATGGTCCGCTCTCCTATAGATTCTGCCTCCCCTGGAGGTGATTATCCACTTGCGGACTTGaatgcaaccactatggaagaggCCGCCTCTGGG GTAACCCCTGGGACTTTGCCGAGTACCCCAGTCACCTCGTTTCCTGGAATTCCTGACACCCTTCCTCCAGGCTCTGCACCCTTAGAAGCCCCCATGACCCCAGTAACAGATGATTCACCCCAGAAAAAGATGCTTGGACAGAAAGCAactccacccccttcccctctgcTGTCAGAGCTCTTGAAGAAGGGCAGCCTCCTGCCTACTAGCCCCAGACTG GTCAATGAGAGTGAAATGGCTGTGGCTTCTGGCCACCTGAACAGTACAGGTGTCCTCTTGGAGGTAGGCGGGGTCCTTCCCATGATACATGGTGGGGAGATGCAGCAAACACCCAGCACTGTTGCAGCCTCCCCTGCTGCCTCAG GTACTCCTACTCTTTCCCGGCTTTTAGAAGCTGGTCCTACACAGTTCACCACACCTCTTGCTTCCTTCACTACTGTTGCCAGTGAACCTCCAGTTAAACTTGTGGCACCCCCTGTAGAATCTGTATCCCAGGCTACCATTGTCATGATGCCTGCGCTGCCAGCACCATCCTCTGCTCCGGCTGTCTCCACTCCTGAGAGTGTAGCTCCAG TGAGTCAGCCTGACACATGTGTTCCCATGGAGGCTGTGGGGGATCCACATACTGTGACTGTTTCCATGGATAGCAGTGAAATCTCCATGATCATCAATTCTATCAAAGAAGAGTGTTTCCGATCAGGGGTAGCAGAGGCCCCTGGAGGATCAAAGGCTCCCAGCATTGATGGGAAGGAAGATTTAGATCTGGCTGAGAAGATGGATATTGCAGTGTCTTACACAGGTGAAGAGCTGGATTTTGAGACTGTTGGGGACATCATTGCCATCATTGAGGACAAG GTAGATGATCATCCCGAAGTGCTGGATGTGGCTGCAGTGGAAGCAGCACTGTCATTCTGTGAGGAGAATGATGATCCCCAGTCACTACCTGGCCCCTGGGAGCACTCTATCCAGCAGGAACGGGATAAGCCAGTACCTCTCCCTGCACCAGAGATGACAGTCAAGCAAGAGAGGCTGGACTTTGAAGacacagaaagcaaaggaatCCATGAACTGGTGGACATCAGGGAGCCTGGTGTTGAGATCAAAATGGAACCTGCAGAACCAGAGCAAGGCATTTCAGGGGCTGAAATGGTATCTGGAGTTGTTCCAGCCACAAATATGGAGCCACCAGAACTCAGGAGTCAGGACTTAGACGAGGAACCCAGAAGTATAGCAACTGGAGAAATTACTGAAGCAGATGTTTCCAGTAGGAAAGGTGATGAGACTCCACTTACAGCAGTGAAGACAGAG GCATCCCCTGAAAGCATGTTGTCTCCATCACATGTTGTCTCAAATCCCATTGAAGATCCTTTAGAGGCAGAGACTCAGCACAAGTTTGAAATGtcag ACTCATTGAAAGAAGAATCAGGGACTATTTTTGGAAGCCAGATAAAG GATGCCCCAGGTGAGGATGAGGAGGAAGATGGAGTCAGTGAAGCGGCAAGCCTAGAGGAGCCTAAGGAAGAAGATCAAGGAGAAGGCTATTTGTCAGAAATGGATAACGAACCCCCTGTGAGTGAGAGTGACGATGGCTTTAGCATTCACAATGCTACGCTGCAGTCCCACACACTGGCAGACTCCATCCCCAGCAGCCCTGCTTCTTCACAGTT CTCTGTCTGTAGTGAGGATCAGGAAGCTATTCAGGCACAGAAAATCTGGAAGAAAGCCATCATGCTTGTATGGAGAGCTGCAGCTAATCATAG GTATGCCAATGTCTTCCTCCAGCCTGTTACAGATGACATAGCACCTGGCTACCACAGCATTGTACAGAG GCCTATGGATTTGTCAACtattaagaaaaacattgaaaatggACTGATCCGCAGCACAGCCGAATTTCAGCGTGACATTATGCTGATGTTCCAGAATGCTGTGATGTATAATAGCTCAGACCACGATGTCTACCATATGGCAGTAGAAATGCAGCGAGATGTTTTGGAGCAGATCCAG gTCGTAAGGCAGCAGAGACAATTTACAACCTCAACAATGCATTTGCCCCAAGAATTGCTAAcaaacatacagtgcagtggtggttcaagaagtgttgcaaaggagatgagagccttgaagatgaggagcttAGTGGCTGGCCAGTga